The Sandaracinus amylolyticus genomic interval CGGCGAGCACGTCGTCGACCGCGGCGGCGCGCGTCGTCCCATCGGCCGCGACGACCTCCGCGCCGCGCCCCGCGACCAACGTCACCGTCGCGGCCAGCGGCGCCGCTTCCGCGATCACCTCGGGGTCCACCGGCTCCGGCGCGGGCGCTTCGATCATCGGCGCGGGCGGCGTCGGGCGGGCGATCTCGGGCGCGCTCGGCGGCCGCGTCGCGACGTACGCGAGCACACCCGCCGCCGCGAGCGCGGCGACGCCCCACGCTGCGCGCCGCGCGGCCGGCGACGACCTCGCGCTCAGTCCGCGCATCGGCGCCGACGGTGCGGCGGTCCGCCCGGGAGCCGACGACGAGCGCGTCGCACCCTCGGGGCTCGTCGCGCACTGCGCCTCCGCGATCTTCTCGACCTCGCGCTCGAGCGCGAGCTCCATGCGCGACCAGTCGAGCTCCGGCGGCGCCTCGTCGCGCGCTTCGTCGGCGATCCGGTCGTAGAGCGCCATCGCCGCGAGCGCCTGACGGCACACGTCGCAGCCCGCGAGGTGTCGCTCGATGCGCGCGCGCCCTGCGGCCGACAGACGTCGCTCCTGTAGCGCGAGCAGCGCTCCGATCTTCGGCGAGTGCTCCCTCTCGCCCATCACGGTCGGCTCTCCCGGCTGGTCTCGTCGTCGAGCACCTCGGGCGGAGCGCGCAGCGCGTCCTCGCCCGCCTTCGCGCGCGGCTTGCCCGGCAGCTGCGCGACGAGGACCTCCATCACCTGCGCGAGGCTCGGCTCTGCCGTCATCGCGGCGTAGAGCTCCTTGCGCGCGTAGAAGAGCCGCGTGCGCACGGTCAGCACCGGCACTCCGACGATCTCCGCGATCTCCTTCGCGGGCACTCCGTCGAAGTCGTGCATGACCAGCACTTCGCGCTTCTTGTCGCTCAGCTGATCGAGCAGGCGATAGAGCGTTCGCACACGCTCCTGGCGCTCGACGATCACGTCCGGGGTCTCGTGCGGCGCGCCGTCCTGCGGGCCCTCCGGCACCTCGACGTCGGTGAAGCGCGGCCTCGAGCGCCCCTTGCGCAGGTGCATGCGCGAGACGTTCACCGCGAGGCGATAGAGCCACGTCGAGAACCGCGACTCGCCGCGGAACGAGGGCAGCGAGCGGTACACGTGCAGGAAGACCTCCTGCACCACGTCCTCGATCTCCGGCCCGGGGCCGATCATCCGGAACACCACCCGCGACACGTCGCTGCGGTGGTTGCGGAAGATCTCGCGGAACGCTGCCGCGTCTCCCGCCTGCGCTCGCTCGATCAGCGCGCGTTCCGGATCCATTCCAGGTGCTGCCTGCTTCGGCACCTTCGCGCGAGCGACGGCACCGTTCGCGTCGCGGGAGCCCGCGACGGGGAGGGGAAGGGCGTCGATCGGAGACGCGTGGAGCGACGATAGCATGGCACCGCGGCGGGTTCGTCCCACCGTTGCGGCGCCTTCTCGCCCCATTCAGGCGGATCAGCGTCGGCGGTTCGCCCAGGCGAGCAGGTCCTGCCCGAGGAGCATCACCAGGATCGCAGCAGCGACGATCGACATGCGAGCGCCAGCCTCGCGTCGTCGCGCATCGCCGGTCCAGAAAACGGCAGCGGCTCGCCCTTGCTTGCTCCGCGCGCGCGTTGTACGGGGTCGCCGCACAACCCCGCTCGCTCGCTGCGAGCAGGTCCGATCCCTGCGAACCCGAGAGGCACCGTGATCGAGGTCGAGCACCTCACGAAGCGATACGGACCGCGCACCGCCGTGCAGGACGTCTCCTTCCGCGTCGGGAAGGGCGAGATCGTCGGATTCCTCGGCCCGAACGGGGCGGGAAAGAGCACCACGCTGCGCATGCTGACCGGCTTCCTCGCGCCGAGCGGCGGTGCGATCCGCATCGACGGCATCGATGCGCTCGCGAAGCCGATCGAGGCGAAGAAGCGCATCGGGTACATGCCCGAGGCGTGCCCGATCTACCCGGAGATGCGGGTGCGCGAGTACCTGCGGTACCGCGCCGAGCTCAAGGGCGTCGCGTCGCGCGCGATCAAGGAGCGCATCGAGATCGCGCTCGATCAGGCGAGCGTGAAGGAAGCGGGCGACCGCATCATCGGGCAGCTCAGCAAAGGCACGCGGCAGCGCGTGGGGCTCGCGGACGCGCTGGTCGCGGACCCGCCGATCCTCGTGCTCGACGAGCCCACCGCGGGCCTCGATCCGAACCAGATCCGACAGGTGCGCGACCTGGTGCGAGGGCTCGCGGGCAAGAAGACGGTGCTCGTCTCGACGCACATCCTGCCGGAGGTCGAGTCGACGTGTGATCGCGTGGTGATCATCCATCGCGGTCGCGTCGTGCGAGAGGGCGCGCCCGACCAGCTGCGCCAGGCGATCGCGGGTGGGAACGTGCTGGTGATCGAGGCGCGCGCGACGCACGACCAACTGCGCGGAGCGCTCGAAGGCGTCGAGGGCGTGGGCGCGATCGAGAGCGTCGAAGCGCTCGGCGACGGGCGGGTGCGGGCGCGCGTCGCGGTCGAGGAGCTCGGGGAGGGCGCGGAGCGCGTCTTCGCGGCGTTCGCGAGGACCGGGCTCGTGCTGCGCGAGCTGAGGCCGGAGACCGTCGGCTCGCTCGAAGAGGTGTTCGGCCGCCTGACGACCGAAGAGGCCGCGCAGCCCGAGCCGCCCGCGAGCACCGACGAGTCGAGCGATGAGGAGGCGGCGTCGTGAGGGGGATGTGGACGATCGCGAAGCGCGAGATCGTCTCGTTCTTCGTCTCGCCGCTCGCCTACGTGGTGCTGACCGCGTGGATGGTGATCTGCGGCTTCGAGTTCTACCTGCTCGCGGCGTTCGCTGCGGGGCAGCCGCTCACCGCCGGCGCGGCGAGCGAGGGGCTGCTCGCCCAGTACTTCGGCGGCACGACGCTCTTCTACATGCCGCTGCTGGTGATCGTGCCGCTGCTCACGATGCGCCTCATCGCCGAAGAGAGCCGCGCCGGGACGATCGAGCCGCTGCTCACCGCGCCGGTGTCCGAGACGGCGATCGTGCTCGGCAAGTTCGTCGCGGCGATGGTGTTCTGGTCCGCGCTCTTCGTGCCGACGCTGATGTACGCGTGGCTGACGAGCCGCTTCGGCGACGTCGATCTCGGCGCGCTCGGCGCGACGTACTTCGGGCTGCTGCTGCTCGGGCTCTCGTGGATGTCGGTCGGGACGCTGATGAGCGCGATCGGGCGCAACCAGATCGTCGCCGCGATGCTCACGTTCCTCGCGGTCGCGGGGCACTTCATGATCGGCCTCGGCCAGTTCGTCTTCCCCGACGACGGTGCGCGCGAGGTGTTCGAGTACGTGAGCGTGTGGGGCCAGATGAGCGCGTTCGCGACGGGCGTCGTCGACACCCGCTATCTCGTCTGGGATCTGTCGACCGCGGCGCTCGCGCTGTTCGTCGCGGTGCGCGTGCTCGAGGCGCGGAGGTACGAAGGATGACTTCCGACAAGACGCGCACGCCCGAGCCGAAGGAGACCGCGGAGAAGAGCGCGCGCGACGACGCGGCGTCGAAGCGGCGCTTCGAGGGACGCACCAACGTCGTCGTCGCCTCGCTGCTCGTCCTCGCGATCGCGCTGATGGGCAACTACTTGTCCTTCCGCCACTACCAGCGGTGGGATTGGACGAGCGAGGGCGTGTTCACGCTGTCCGATCGCACGCGCGCGGTGCTGCGCGAGCTCGATCACGACGTCGATGCGTGGCTCGTGCTCTCGTCGGCGGAGCCGAACTACCAGGACTTGCGCGAGCTGCTGCAGCGCTATCGCGCCGAGTCGCAGCGCATCACGCTGCACTTCGTCGATCCCGATCGCGAGCCCGGCGAGTACCGCGTGCTCGCGGAGCGCCTTCGCCTCGGCCATGCCGACCTCGGCGGCGGCGTGCTCGGGAGCGACGTCGCGGTCGTGCTCGAGAGCGGCGATCGCCAGTGGAAGATCGGTCGCGACGATCTCGTGAGCGTCGACTTCGACGCGCTCGAGGCCGGCGAGGCGCGCGTGGACGTGCGCTCCGAGCAAGCGCTCACCGGCGGTCTGCTCGAGGTCACCGCGGGACGTCCGACGAAGGTCTGCGTCACGCAGGGCCACGGCGAGTGGACGCTCGGCCGCGGCGCGGAGCGCGATCTCGGCGCGCTGCAGGACCAGATGCGCCGCGACAACCTCGACATCCAGCCGTTCGAGACGCGCGGCGCGCAGCGCGTGCCCGAGGACTGCGACGCGCTCTTCGTGGTGGGCCCGACCACTGCGTTCACCAGCGCCGAGGCCGAGCTGATCCGCGGCTACGTGCAGAGCGGCGGCAACCTGTTCGTCGCCGCTGACCCGGAGCTGCGCGACGAGCAGATCACCGCGACGGGCCTCGAGGAGGTGCTGCGCGACTTCGGGATCCGGATCGATCGCTCGCTCG includes:
- a CDS encoding ABC transporter ATP-binding protein, yielding MIEVEHLTKRYGPRTAVQDVSFRVGKGEIVGFLGPNGAGKSTTLRMLTGFLAPSGGAIRIDGIDALAKPIEAKKRIGYMPEACPIYPEMRVREYLRYRAELKGVASRAIKERIEIALDQASVKEAGDRIIGQLSKGTRQRVGLADALVADPPILVLDEPTAGLDPNQIRQVRDLVRGLAGKKTVLVSTHILPEVESTCDRVVIIHRGRVVREGAPDQLRQAIAGGNVLVIEARATHDQLRGALEGVEGVGAIESVEALGDGRVRARVAVEELGEGAERVFAAFARTGLVLRELRPETVGSLEEVFGRLTTEEAAQPEPPASTDESSDEEAAS
- a CDS encoding ABC transporter permease, which gives rise to MWTIAKREIVSFFVSPLAYVVLTAWMVICGFEFYLLAAFAAGQPLTAGAASEGLLAQYFGGTTLFYMPLLVIVPLLTMRLIAEESRAGTIEPLLTAPVSETAIVLGKFVAAMVFWSALFVPTLMYAWLTSRFGDVDLGALGATYFGLLLLGLSWMSVGTLMSAIGRNQIVAAMLTFLAVAGHFMIGLGQFVFPDDGAREVFEYVSVWGQMSAFATGVVDTRYLVWDLSTAALALFVAVRVLEARRYEG
- a CDS encoding RNA polymerase sigma factor gives rise to the protein MDPERALIERAQAGDAAAFREIFRNHRSDVSRVVFRMIGPGPEIEDVVQEVFLHVYRSLPSFRGESRFSTWLYRLAVNVSRMHLRKGRSRPRFTDVEVPEGPQDGAPHETPDVIVERQERVRTLYRLLDQLSDKKREVLVMHDFDGVPAKEIAEIVGVPVLTVRTRLFYARKELYAAMTAEPSLAQVMEVLVAQLPGKPRAKAGEDALRAPPEVLDDETSRESRP
- a CDS encoding GldG family protein, producing MTSDKTRTPEPKETAEKSARDDAASKRRFEGRTNVVVASLLVLAIALMGNYLSFRHYQRWDWTSEGVFTLSDRTRAVLRELDHDVDAWLVLSSAEPNYQDLRELLQRYRAESQRITLHFVDPDREPGEYRVLAERLRLGHADLGGGVLGSDVAVVLESGDRQWKIGRDDLVSVDFDALEAGEARVDVRSEQALTGGLLEVTAGRPTKVCVTQGHGEWTLGRGAERDLGALQDQMRRDNLDIQPFETRGAQRVPEDCDALFVVGPTTAFTSAEAELIRGYVQSGGNLFVAADPELRDEQITATGLEEVLRDFGIRIDRSLVLELDPRFLPQSATSPIGPYLVASWGDHPITRPFRDPPAGVLFQIARSVRPVDPDRATTLLSTSESSFAETELAQMIQRGEPSRDDADLAGPVSIAVATRVERLGEAPEGETEDAAEDREGGRVVVVGDADFLDSQYLGLQEVMNYELASAIVGWLTEREALIELPGRSVEARPVRMSQEDVDGLGFRVVVLLPAAIFFLGFAVWWNRRS